A single window of Macrobrachium nipponense isolate FS-2020 chromosome 31, ASM1510439v2, whole genome shotgun sequence DNA harbors:
- the LOC135206958 gene encoding inactive hydroxysteroid dehydrogenase-like protein 1 isoform X2, translated as MDADEETMSEVKEEFTGDMLPGIGPLEEILTIIGLLYAGKVIIYALWDLLVGFRAHVWSRLWKKRLVEKYGKWAVVTGSTDGIGKEYARQLAKDGMNIVLVSRTMEKLQKVSAEIVEETGVEIEIVQADFLDGRIIYDDIAKHLENKEIGILVNNVGVMLPNPMDFRCVSDREIWSHVNVNVASVPAMTKLVLPSMISRGKGAIINIASIAASGPIPLMGIYAASKTFVDYFSQALEWECRGTGITVQTVNPGYVSTNMTSMSDLIHRPGILIPTARTFVTHSLSTLGYTARTSGYWVHGIQTHFVQNFISTWVFKYCMYLFNCLIVKNLKKNQE; from the exons ATGGACGCCGACGAGGAGACGATGTCTGAGGTGAAAGAAGAATTTACGGGGGATATGTTGCCTGGGATCGGGCCTCTGGAGGAAATTTTAACAATTATAGGCCTTCTGTACGCTGGGAAGGTAATCATTTATGCGCTGTGGGATCTCCTGGTAGGCTTCAGAGCTCATGTTTGGTCCAGGTTGTGGAAAAAACGTCTCGTTGAGAAGTACGGGAAGTGGGCAG TTGTTACTGGAAGTACTGACGGAATTGGAAAAGAGTATGCACGACAGCTGGCAAAGGATGGAATGAATATAGTCCTTGTATCCCGAACAATGGAAAAACTGCAGAAAGTATCAGCGGAAATAG TGGAAGAAACTGGAGTTGAAATAGAAATTGTGCAAGCTGACTTTTTGGATGGTCGAATTATTTATGATGATATTGCCAAGCATCTTGAGAACAAGGAAATAGGAATATTAG TAAACAACGTGGGTGTCATGCTTCCAAACCCAATGGACTTTCGCTGTGTATCTGACCGGGAAATCTGGAGTCATGTAAATGTTAATGTTGCCTCTGTCCCTGCAATGACCAAGTTGGTTCTTCCTTCAATGATTTCCAGAGGAAAGGGAGCCATTATTAATATTGCATCTATTGCTGCTTCAGGCCCTATTCCTCTTATGGGAATTTATGCTGCCTCTAAg ACATTTGTTGACTATTTTTCTCAAGCTTTGGAATGGGAGTGTCGTGGAACTGGGATCACTGTGCAAACTGTAAATCCAGGTTATGTGTCAACTAACATGACTAGTATGTCAGATTTAATTCACAGACCAG GTATTTTGATACCAACAGCAAGAACCTTTGTGACGCATTCACTCAGTACATTGGGGTATACTGCTCGAACAAGTGGCTATTGGGTTCATGGTATTCAG actcaCTTCGTGCAGAATTTCATCTCTACCTGGGTTTTCAAATATTGTATGTACCTATTCAATTGCCTCATTGTGAAGAACTTGAAGAAAAATCAGGAGTAA